The following are from one region of the Methylophilus sp. DW102 genome:
- a CDS encoding glycosyltransferase family 9 protein, whose product MHKQARLKSYLDADCLSDSLDQTVVCDLPARQEIKRILIIKWGGMGDIVMSTAAIEDIHQAFPQAVLHLNTLPAWQSLFADDPRFERIWCLNLQQKSGRWRIYRQWLAEVAAMQYDLIIDLQTNDKSRLLLSLLRLSGRAPRWLLGNHARFPYTVRQIHALSQAHSFQILQQTLITAGIPALTNGPTLAVNPAAQTAAQQLLSQHGLTSQPFAVFLCGSHAGMATKRWGAEHYAALVAHCIARGERVVLLGGQDEAETCQQIASRHPAQVVNLCGQTSLLAVPAICARAQYIVANDTGTAHLAATTPTPMVVLCGPTNPLRVKPVGAQVVALQLDLPCKNCYTKQCSHHSCMRQLTPAQVFPYLPEVKRHHA is encoded by the coding sequence ATGCACAAGCAAGCTAGGCTAAAGAGTTATCTGGATGCTGACTGTCTGTCGGATTCACTCGATCAGACTGTGGTCTGCGATTTGCCCGCCCGTCAGGAGATCAAACGCATCTTGATCATCAAGTGGGGCGGTATGGGCGATATTGTCATGAGCACAGCCGCCATCGAAGATATTCACCAGGCGTTTCCACAGGCTGTCTTGCATTTAAATACCTTACCAGCCTGGCAGTCCCTGTTTGCAGATGATCCTCGATTTGAGCGCATCTGGTGCTTGAATCTGCAGCAAAAATCAGGGCGTTGGCGTATTTACCGGCAGTGGCTGGCTGAAGTGGCAGCCATGCAGTATGACTTGATCATTGATTTGCAAACCAATGATAAAAGCCGGCTGTTACTGAGCCTGTTGCGATTGAGTGGTCGCGCGCCCAGGTGGCTGTTGGGCAATCATGCGCGCTTTCCTTACACGGTACGTCAAATTCATGCATTGTCGCAAGCGCATAGTTTTCAAATCTTGCAGCAGACCTTAATCACAGCAGGCATCCCCGCCCTAACCAATGGGCCAACATTGGCCGTGAATCCAGCGGCGCAAACGGCTGCCCAGCAGTTGTTAAGCCAGCATGGGCTGACGTCTCAGCCTTTTGCGGTATTTTTATGTGGTAGCCACGCCGGGATGGCGACCAAGCGCTGGGGCGCCGAGCACTATGCTGCGCTGGTGGCACATTGTATTGCGCGTGGGGAGCGTGTGGTATTGCTGGGCGGGCAAGATGAGGCCGAGACGTGTCAGCAGATTGCCAGCCGTCATCCTGCGCAGGTGGTGAATTTATGCGGGCAAACCAGCTTGCTGGCCGTGCCCGCTATTTGTGCGCGGGCGCAATATATTGTTGCTAACGATACCGGAACTGCACATTTGGCGGCAACCACCCCTACGCCCATGGTGGTGCTTTGTGGGCCGACCAATCCACTGCGGGTCAAACCGGTAGGCGCGCAAGTTGTCGCCTTGCAACTCGATTTGCCTTGTAAAAACTGCTATACCAAGCAATGCAGCCATCACTCCTGCATGCGACAGTTGACGCCCGCGCAGGTATTCCCTTATTTGCCAGAAGTGAAGCGCCATCATGCCTAA
- a CDS encoding glycosyltransferase, with protein MPKVIWWGRSDLNYSRNRISRQLLQALGCQLIDFRPHLSGWGGVEAQLKGLPTPDLVWVPCFRHRDVEAASRWARRRGVPLVFDPLISAWQKQVYERNKFAEQSPQAQRLLSTETKCLQLADMVLLDTALQQQMFIERFGLSAEKTAVVYVGAEQPLFSPVSLVKPRPLSTEVLFYGSFIALHGVETVIEAARLTAAQPHLRWVLLGDGPTKAAARQQAAGLANVHFEDSLAYPNLPGRIAKADIVLGVFGGSQKAAQVIPNKVFQGLACGRPVITRNSDAYPAAMPNGPLSGLWQIEAANPAALADAVMQCVNSQQDKKLAARTLYTQYFSPAQLEQQLKEALVRLGLSFECR; from the coding sequence ATGCCTAAGGTGATTTGGTGGGGGCGTTCAGACCTCAATTATTCCCGCAACCGTATCAGTCGGCAATTGCTGCAGGCCTTGGGCTGCCAGCTCATCGACTTCAGGCCACATCTGAGTGGCTGGGGGGGTGTTGAAGCGCAGTTAAAAGGCCTGCCTACGCCCGACCTGGTGTGGGTGCCCTGTTTCAGGCACAGAGATGTTGAAGCCGCCAGCCGCTGGGCGCGCAGACGCGGTGTGCCGCTCGTATTTGACCCCTTGATCAGTGCCTGGCAAAAGCAGGTGTATGAACGGAACAAGTTTGCTGAGCAGAGCCCGCAAGCACAGCGCTTGCTCAGCACCGAGACAAAGTGCTTGCAGTTGGCGGATATGGTGTTGCTGGATACGGCGCTGCAACAGCAGATGTTTATTGAACGTTTTGGCTTGTCAGCAGAAAAAACCGCGGTGGTCTATGTAGGCGCGGAGCAGCCACTGTTTTCGCCGGTGTCGCTGGTTAAGCCCCGACCCCTGAGCACAGAAGTCTTGTTTTATGGCAGCTTTATTGCGCTACATGGGGTAGAAACGGTGATTGAAGCCGCCAGACTGACGGCGGCTCAACCGCATCTGCGTTGGGTGTTGTTGGGCGATGGCCCGACCAAGGCGGCGGCACGGCAGCAAGCGGCGGGCTTGGCTAATGTGCATTTTGAAGACAGTTTGGCCTATCCCAATTTGCCAGGCCGGATCGCCAAAGCGGATATCGTGCTGGGCGTGTTTGGCGGCTCGCAAAAGGCCGCGCAGGTCATTCCTAATAAAGTGTTTCAGGGCCTAGCCTGTGGCCGTCCCGTCATTACGCGCAACAGTGACGCTTATCCGGCGGCGATGCCCAACGGACCATTGAGCGGTTTATGGCAGATCGAGGCAGCCAATCCTGCCGCCCTGGCCGATGCGGTCATGCAATGCGTGAATAGCCAGCAGGACAAAAAATTGGCAGCACGTACTTTATATACGCAGTACTTTTCGCCTGCGCAGTTAGAACAGCAACTCAAAGAGGCGCTGGTCAGACTCGGCTTGTCCTTTGAGTGCAGGTAA
- a CDS encoding glycosyltransferase family 9 protein, whose protein sequence is MTSAQPRILMITLSNIGDAILTTPVLAALHAHLPEARIDLVSDVRSSALFDPCPYIDRIFVRDKRSGWAGYVQLIRLLRKTRYDVLVDLRTDFLPYLLRAKQVFKKRSNASTMHLHSAEKHLAAVQTLVGDLRPNATLWASEQDHALVADLFPMLGQGRWLAIGPGANFAGKIWPVERYAAVANALANAVSGVVLLGSQADAALAQRFVALAQLPVQVACGRLSLPQSYALLQKCDGYLGNDSGLGHMAAAAGLTSLTLFGPGSPVRYLPWSPQAHFIQDAQQDILGIGVAAVVARLQGLLAEMTVDAQVQSHIGSSDSRSPSAHKNH, encoded by the coding sequence ATGACCAGCGCTCAACCCCGCATCCTCATGATTACGCTGTCCAATATTGGGGACGCCATCCTGACGACGCCGGTACTGGCAGCCCTGCATGCGCACCTGCCAGAAGCGCGCATAGACCTCGTGAGTGATGTCCGTTCTTCAGCCTTGTTTGACCCCTGTCCTTATATTGACCGTATTTTCGTGCGCGACAAACGTTCAGGCTGGGCGGGCTATGTGCAATTGATTCGCTTGTTGAGAAAAACCCGGTATGACGTTCTGGTTGATCTGCGCACGGATTTTTTGCCCTATCTGCTGCGGGCAAAGCAAGTGTTTAAAAAACGTTCCAATGCCAGCACCATGCACCTGCACTCAGCAGAAAAACATTTGGCGGCCGTGCAGACGTTAGTCGGCGATCTGCGGCCCAACGCAACCTTGTGGGCCAGCGAGCAAGATCATGCCTTGGTTGCAGACCTATTTCCCATGCTGGGCCAAGGGCGCTGGTTGGCGATCGGGCCGGGCGCAAATTTTGCCGGTAAAATCTGGCCAGTCGAGCGTTATGCAGCGGTGGCCAATGCGCTTGCAAATGCAGTCTCTGGCGTGGTGTTGCTGGGTTCGCAGGCGGATGCCGCCCTCGCACAACGCTTTGTTGCACTGGCTCAGCTGCCTGTGCAGGTGGCGTGCGGACGATTAAGCTTGCCGCAGTCTTATGCCTTGCTGCAAAAGTGTGATGGCTATCTTGGCAATGACTCCGGGCTCGGGCATATGGCCGCCGCGGCGGGTTTGACGAGCCTGACCTTGTTTGGCCCGGGTTCGCCGGTCCGTTATTTGCCCTGGTCTCCACAAGCGCACTTTATTCAAGATGCACAACAGGATATTCTCGGGATTGGTGTAGCGGCCGTGGTGGCTCGTCTGCAGGGCTTGTTGGCCGAGATGACTGTCGATGCCCAAGTCCAATCTCATATAGGCTCCTCTGATTCAAGGTCGCCCAGCGCTCATAAAAACCATTAG
- the msbA gene encoding lipid A export permease/ATP-binding protein MsbA — MINHTPSAYAQLTRLMAYLKPYWATFCLALVCLVVLSASNTGFLSTIKHVTDEGFTTQTQTYARLTLAAMLGGLLLVRALAGFGSNYLIRIVGRRVIEDVRNQVFAHMLKLPTSFFDQHAIANITTKMTFDCEQLYSAVTKVIISSIRDSLTIIGIVSYMLYLDWKLTLVFLLLSPLIARYLKKMTPKLRNSGRQVQASMSDMTQVIEEAASGQRVVKVFSGEQYEYERFSHIVATNRQMMVRLGRISGLNSMFVEMLAAVALAMVIYYSAGQFTAGEFAAFIGALLMLIGPVKAITSVNEDVQIAIAACQSVFAVLDTPAENNQGQVVLAEPIRQIRFEQVTFQYPHANSPALKELNLTIHAGETVALVGMSGGGKSTLAHLLPRFHEVQQGQLLINDLPIQQLALAELRQQFAFVSQETVLFNDSIYHNIAYGSLRGASKEAVIAAAKAAHAWEFIEKLPQQLDTHIGDRGLRLSGGQRQRLSIARAMLKNAPILILDEATSALDNESEHNVQAALTQLMQGRTTIMIAHRLSTIQHASRIIVMDGGRIVEEGVHEQLMQAGGKYATLYHLYGKSK, encoded by the coding sequence ATGATCAATCACACTCCCAGCGCGTATGCGCAACTGACCCGGCTCATGGCCTATCTCAAGCCTTATTGGGCCACTTTTTGTCTGGCGCTGGTTTGCCTAGTAGTCTTGTCCGCCAGTAATACCGGTTTTCTCAGTACCATCAAGCATGTGACGGATGAAGGGTTCACCACGCAGACACAGACCTATGCGCGCTTGACGCTGGCAGCGATGCTTGGTGGCTTGTTGTTGGTGCGTGCATTGGCAGGCTTTGGCTCCAATTACCTGATCAGGATTGTCGGCCGCCGCGTCATCGAGGATGTACGCAATCAGGTTTTTGCACACATGCTGAAGCTGCCCACCAGTTTTTTTGATCAGCACGCCATAGCCAATATCACTACCAAAATGACGTTTGACTGCGAGCAGTTATATAGTGCGGTCACCAAAGTCATTATCTCCTCCATTCGCGATAGCTTGACCATTATTGGCATCGTCTCTTATATGCTTTATCTGGACTGGAAACTGACGCTGGTGTTTTTGCTGCTGTCGCCGCTGATTGCCCGATATCTGAAAAAAATGACGCCTAAATTGCGTAACTCTGGCCGGCAGGTGCAAGCCAGCATGTCAGACATGACACAGGTGATTGAAGAGGCCGCCAGTGGACAGCGCGTGGTCAAGGTGTTCAGTGGCGAGCAGTATGAGTATGAACGCTTTAGCCATATCGTTGCCACTAACCGGCAAATGATGGTCAGGTTAGGGCGCATCTCTGGTTTAAACAGTATGTTTGTCGAGATGTTAGCGGCCGTTGCATTAGCCATGGTGATCTATTACTCCGCTGGCCAGTTTACCGCCGGTGAGTTTGCGGCTTTTATTGGCGCCTTGCTCATGCTGATTGGTCCGGTGAAAGCGATTACCTCTGTGAATGAAGATGTGCAAATTGCGATTGCCGCCTGCCAAAGTGTGTTTGCCGTGCTGGATACGCCTGCCGAAAACAATCAGGGTCAGGTGGTTTTGGCTGAGCCCATCCGCCAAATTCGCTTTGAGCAGGTCACTTTTCAGTATCCGCACGCGAACAGTCCGGCGCTAAAAGAGCTCAACCTGACCATCCATGCTGGTGAAACGGTGGCCTTGGTTGGCATGTCAGGGGGCGGCAAGTCTACACTGGCGCATTTGTTGCCCCGTTTTCATGAGGTGCAACAAGGGCAGTTACTGATCAATGATCTCCCTATCCAGCAACTGGCGCTGGCTGAGCTGCGCCAGCAGTTTGCATTCGTCAGTCAGGAAACCGTCTTGTTCAATGACAGCATTTACCACAACATTGCCTACGGCAGTTTACGTGGGGCCTCTAAAGAGGCGGTGATTGCAGCAGCAAAGGCGGCACATGCCTGGGAGTTCATCGAAAAACTGCCACAACAACTGGACACGCATATTGGTGACAGGGGCTTGCGGCTCTCCGGCGGCCAACGTCAAAGACTGTCGATTGCGCGCGCCATGCTTAAAAATGCCCCCATCTTAATTTTGGATGAAGCGACGTCCGCGCTCGATAATGAATCCGAACATAACGTGCAGGCCGCACTGACCCAGCTCATGCAGGGCCGAACTACCATCATGATCGCGCACCGCCTCTCCACCATTCAGCATGCCAGTCGAATAATCGTCATGGATGGTGGTCGTATCGTTGAAGAAGGTGTGCACGAGCAACTCATGCAGGCCGGCGGCAAATATGCCACGCTCTACCATCTCTATGGAAAAAGCAAATAA
- the ispD gene encoding 2-C-methyl-D-erythritol 4-phosphate cytidylyltransferase, whose protein sequence is MSQYHVLIPSAGRGSRMQSSRPKQYLPLNGEPLLKHVIQTFESFAAIGSISVVIAEDDQDWQPALLAGCQKTRVLLCGGATRAESVLNGLRALNTQVQARDWILVHDAARPGIDHEMLLRLIDSVGDEDTGAILALPLADTLKRAGTQTTIAETIPRNHLWQAQTPQMFRYAELQSALSHSIEKQPTDEAQAMEWMGHHPKLVQGSLKNMKVTYPDDLQVVAALMQMSQS, encoded by the coding sequence ATGTCTCAATACCATGTCTTAATCCCCAGTGCTGGTCGTGGTTCGCGTATGCAATCATCACGACCGAAACAGTATTTACCATTGAATGGTGAGCCGCTGTTGAAGCATGTAATCCAGACATTTGAGTCGTTTGCAGCCATCGGTAGCATTTCGGTGGTTATCGCAGAGGATGATCAGGACTGGCAACCGGCTTTACTTGCGGGATGCCAGAAAACACGCGTGCTGCTGTGTGGTGGCGCGACTCGCGCTGAAAGTGTGCTAAACGGATTGCGTGCCCTGAATACTCAAGTTCAGGCGCGAGACTGGATTCTGGTGCATGATGCCGCGCGGCCTGGCATAGATCATGAGATGCTATTACGGTTAATAGACAGCGTAGGTGATGAGGATACGGGAGCGATTCTGGCTTTGCCGCTGGCCGATACGCTAAAGCGTGCCGGGACGCAGACCACGATTGCAGAGACCATCCCGCGTAATCATTTATGGCAGGCTCAAACGCCACAAATGTTCAGATATGCGGAGTTGCAATCTGCGCTCAGTCACTCGATCGAAAAACAACCTACCGATGAAGCGCAAGCTATGGAGTGGATGGGGCATCACCCAAAACTAGTCCAAGGTAGCCTTAAAAACATGAAAGTCACTTATCCTGACGACCTGCAAGTGGTTGCTGCGTTGATGCAGATGAGCCAGTCATAG
- the ispF gene encoding 2-C-methyl-D-erythritol 2,4-cyclodiphosphate synthase translates to MIPVRVGHGFDVHALVTGRDCIIGGVNIPHSHGLDGHSDADVLLHAICDALLGAVALGDIGKHFPPTDMRFKGIDSRELLRHVVRLLHDKGYLVGNIDATVICEAPRLGKHTSQMCMNIASDCDVAIEQVNVKATTTEKLGFTGRSEGIAAEAVCTVYSK, encoded by the coding sequence ATGATTCCTGTGAGAGTTGGGCACGGTTTTGACGTGCACGCCCTGGTAACCGGGCGGGATTGCATTATCGGTGGCGTGAATATCCCGCACAGTCATGGACTGGATGGGCATTCGGATGCAGATGTCCTGTTACACGCTATTTGTGATGCCTTGTTAGGGGCTGTCGCGTTGGGAGATATCGGTAAACATTTTCCACCAACAGATATGCGCTTTAAAGGCATAGATTCACGCGAGCTTCTGCGGCATGTGGTGCGCTTGCTGCATGACAAGGGTTATCTGGTTGGTAACATTGATGCCACGGTGATATGTGAGGCGCCACGATTGGGCAAGCATACTTCGCAGATGTGTATGAACATTGCCAGTGATTGCGATGTGGCGATTGAACAGGTCAACGTCAAGGCGACGACGACTGAAAAGCTGGGCTTCACTGGCCGCAGTGAAGGTATTGCGGCAGAAGCCGTTTGCACTGTGTATTCCAAGTAG
- a CDS encoding ABC transporter ATP-binding protein — MRLFSRFEALVSPFPAEILRRLPTRFWPFMWACSYGMRRYILIMTLLTACIGSFEALLFALMGKVVDKLTAIQPSQLWTTHQSTLWLVAAVLVGSTVVILFQTLLKHQTLAGNFPMRLRWQFHQHMLNQSMGFYQDEFAGRVSAKVMQTALAVREVWFILADIMVYVLLYFTTIVTVVGSFHPWMVLPFLGWLSLYACALVYFIPRLAKVSQHQADARSLMTGRITDAYTNISTVKLFSHAGREASYAKSAMQEFLDTVHGQMRMVSCVESINHFLNMCLIIASGSMVLWLWSQGLVAAGAVAAVMAMSLRLNGISHWVMWELTSLYEQIGTVQDGMNTLSIENRVLDQPDAVALNVPKGEVVFEQVEFAYDKQPPLLKQFDLHIHPGERVGLVGRSGAGKSSIVNLLMRFYDIQAGHIRIDGQSIASVKQDSLRQQIGMVTQDTSLLHRSVRENILYGRPDASDEEMIAAAKRAEAHEFILTLRDAKGRTGYDAHVGERGVKLSGGQRQRIAIARVMLKNAPILVLDEATSALDSEVEVAIQHHLSQLMEGKTVIAIAHRLSTIAAMDRLIVLDQGRVVETGTHQALLAQDGIYAKLWTHQSGGFLGE; from the coding sequence ATGCGATTGTTTAGCCGTTTTGAAGCACTGGTTTCGCCGTTTCCTGCCGAAATCCTGAGGCGCTTGCCTACCCGTTTCTGGCCTTTTATGTGGGCCTGTTCATATGGAATGCGCCGTTATATTTTAATTATGACGCTGCTGACAGCCTGTATCGGCTCGTTTGAGGCTTTGCTGTTTGCCTTGATGGGCAAGGTGGTCGATAAGTTGACAGCCATCCAACCGTCACAATTATGGACGACGCATCAATCTACATTATGGCTGGTGGCGGCGGTATTGGTTGGCAGTACCGTGGTCATTCTGTTCCAGACCTTACTCAAGCATCAGACATTGGCCGGTAACTTCCCAATGCGTTTGCGCTGGCAGTTTCATCAGCATATGCTCAATCAAAGCATGGGGTTTTATCAGGACGAGTTTGCTGGCCGCGTGTCCGCGAAAGTGATGCAGACTGCATTGGCTGTGCGCGAGGTGTGGTTTATTCTGGCCGATATCATGGTGTATGTGTTGCTGTATTTCACTACCATCGTCACGGTGGTGGGCAGCTTTCATCCCTGGATGGTTTTGCCGTTTTTAGGCTGGTTAAGCTTGTATGCCTGCGCGCTGGTTTATTTTATTCCGCGTTTAGCCAAAGTCTCGCAGCATCAGGCAGATGCGCGTTCTCTGATGACCGGCCGGATTACGGATGCCTATACCAATATTTCCACGGTTAAACTGTTTTCGCATGCCGGGCGCGAGGCCAGCTATGCGAAATCGGCCATGCAAGAGTTTTTGGATACCGTGCATGGGCAAATGCGCATGGTGAGCTGTGTCGAGAGTATCAATCACTTTTTAAATATGTGTTTGATCATTGCCAGTGGCAGCATGGTGCTGTGGCTGTGGTCACAGGGCCTGGTCGCTGCCGGTGCGGTTGCGGCGGTGATGGCGATGAGCCTGCGCTTAAATGGCATTTCACATTGGGTCATGTGGGAGCTGACCTCGTTGTACGAGCAAATTGGCACCGTACAAGATGGTATGAATACGCTGTCGATTGAAAACCGCGTGCTCGATCAGCCAGATGCAGTCGCGTTAAACGTCCCTAAGGGTGAAGTCGTATTTGAGCAAGTGGAGTTTGCTTATGACAAGCAACCACCGCTCTTGAAGCAGTTCGATTTGCACATCCACCCCGGAGAGCGTGTCGGCCTGGTCGGCCGCTCTGGTGCGGGCAAGTCTAGCATCGTCAATTTGCTGATGCGGTTTTATGACATTCAGGCCGGGCATATTCGTATCGATGGGCAATCGATCGCCTCAGTGAAACAAGACTCCTTGCGGCAACAGATTGGTATGGTGACGCAGGATACTTCTCTATTACACCGCTCCGTCAGGGAAAATATTTTATATGGCCGCCCAGATGCAAGCGATGAAGAGATGATAGCGGCTGCCAAGCGGGCCGAAGCACATGAATTTATCCTCACCTTGCGCGACGCCAAAGGCCGTACCGGCTATGACGCCCATGTCGGTGAGCGGGGGGTTAAACTGTCTGGTGGCCAGCGGCAGCGCATTGCCATTGCCCGTGTCATGCTGAAAAATGCGCCTATTCTGGTGCTGGATGAGGCCACCAGTGCCCTGGATTCTGAAGTCGAGGTCGCTATTCAACATCATTTGTCGCAGTTGATGGAAGGTAAAACCGTCATTGCGATTGCGCACCGCTTGTCCACCATTGCAGCCATGGACCGGTTGATTGTGCTCGATCAGGGGCGGGTGGTCGAAACCGGCACCCATCAGGCCTTGTTGGCGCAGGATGGGATTTACGCCAAATTATGGACGCATCAGAGTGGTGGTTTTTTGGGCGAATAG
- the gspG gene encoding type II secretion system major pseudopilin GspG has translation MASLAVRCNRGFTLLELLVVMVIIGLLAGYVGPKYFQQIGKSEVKTAKAQIAALEQALDQFRLDVGHYPSTEQGLTALMNNPDNQPNWAGPYLKKEVPNDPWGKPYQYRMPGQHGEYDLYSLGKDGQVGGSDEAQDISNW, from the coding sequence ATGGCTAGTCTTGCTGTCCGTTGTAATCGCGGGTTTACCTTGCTGGAATTATTAGTGGTGATGGTCATTATCGGCCTGTTGGCCGGCTATGTCGGCCCCAAATATTTCCAGCAGATTGGCAAGTCAGAAGTCAAAACGGCCAAAGCGCAGATCGCCGCGCTGGAACAGGCTCTGGATCAGTTCCGTCTGGATGTCGGGCATTATCCGAGTACCGAACAAGGCTTGACGGCCCTGATGAATAACCCAGATAACCAGCCAAACTGGGCCGGCCCTTATTTGAAAAAAGAAGTGCCCAACGACCCTTGGGGCAAGCCTTACCAATACCGTATGCCCGGCCAGCACGGCGAGTATGATCTCTACAGCCTGGGTAAGGATGGCCAGGTCGGTGGCAGTGACGAAGCGCAGGATATCAGCAACTGGTAA
- a CDS encoding type II secretion system F family protein → MHYQAKVLNGSTLTMVELQADDEQDAYAQLKAKGLLLVSLQAQRQGKIAKRQAFPLALFSQELLALLDSGLNLVEAIDALALRQDHTRGVLQGILQSLQQGKSFSAALERQSAVFPPLYIATVKAAERTGDLGNALSRYIAYDNQVSLLKKKIVSASIYPLLLIVVGGLVIAFLMGFVVPKFSSVYEGTGADLPWMSQLMLQWGSLIAQHGELMLTLLVSVLVMLVVLLKHPAMRQWMLRTLWRIPAIGEKLQLYQLARFYRTLGMLLAGGTPVMVALDSLEGLLDSSLALSLKQAQTMISQGQPLSQAFQVNGMTTPIGERMLLVGERGGNVPQMMDRIASFYDEELARWIDWFTRLFEPLLMLFIGLVIGVVVLLLYMPIFELAGQIQ, encoded by the coding sequence ATGCACTATCAGGCAAAAGTGTTGAATGGCAGCACCCTGACCATGGTGGAGCTGCAAGCCGATGATGAGCAGGATGCTTACGCCCAGTTAAAGGCGAAAGGCTTGTTGCTGGTCTCGCTGCAGGCACAAAGGCAGGGCAAAATAGCCAAGCGCCAGGCGTTTCCGTTGGCTTTGTTCAGCCAGGAGTTGCTGGCCTTGCTCGATTCCGGCTTGAACCTCGTCGAAGCCATTGATGCACTGGCTTTGCGGCAGGATCATACACGCGGTGTTTTGCAGGGCATCTTGCAATCACTGCAGCAGGGTAAGTCTTTTTCTGCGGCCCTAGAGCGTCAATCTGCGGTATTTCCGCCCCTCTATATCGCCACGGTGAAAGCCGCCGAGCGCACGGGCGACCTGGGCAATGCCTTGTCTCGCTATATCGCTTATGACAATCAGGTGTCATTACTCAAAAAGAAAATCGTCAGCGCGTCAATTTACCCGCTGCTGCTCATCGTGGTTGGCGGCTTGGTCATTGCGTTTTTGATGGGCTTTGTTGTACCTAAATTCAGCAGTGTCTACGAAGGCACGGGGGCAGACTTGCCTTGGATGTCGCAGCTGATGCTGCAATGGGGCAGCCTGATTGCCCAGCATGGCGAGCTGATGTTGACGCTACTGGTCAGTGTGTTGGTCATGCTGGTCGTGTTATTGAAACATCCAGCCATGCGGCAGTGGATGTTACGCACCTTGTGGCGTATTCCTGCCATCGGTGAAAAGCTGCAACTCTATCAATTGGCACGCTTTTACCGAACATTGGGGATGTTACTGGCGGGGGGGACCCCAGTGATGGTGGCGCTCGACTCGCTGGAAGGATTGCTGGATAGCAGTCTTGCTTTGAGTCTCAAGCAGGCACAAACCATGATTAGCCAGGGCCAACCCCTGTCGCAAGCCTTCCAGGTCAACGGCATGACGACGCCGATTGGCGAGCGCATGTTGCTGGTGGGCGAGCGCGGGGGCAATGTGCCACAAATGATGGACCGCATCGCCAGCTTTTATGATGAAGAGTTGGCACGCTGGATAGACTGGTTTACCCGGCTGTTTGAGCCCTTGCTCATGCTGTTTATTGGCCTGGTGATCGGCGTGGTGGTGCTGTTGCTGTATATGCCCATTTTTGAACTGGCAGGACAAATTCAATGA